The following is a genomic window from Kogia breviceps isolate mKogBre1 chromosome 4, mKogBre1 haplotype 1, whole genome shotgun sequence.
GCCTCGCGATCCAAGCAGCTCATCAGCGAGTGGAAGCAGAAGTCGCTGGAGGGCCGCGGCCCGGGGCTGCGGGACGAGGCCAGCCCTGCGCACCTGCGGGCGCCGGCGGAGCCCAtggccgaggaggaggaggaggaggacgacgaCGACGAGGAGGAGGACGAGGGGGAGGAGGacgagggggaggaagggggtccAGCCCCGCCTTCGCTGTACCCCACAGTCCAGGCGCGGCCGGGGCTCGGGCCACGGGTCATCCTCCCGCCGCGGGCTGGCCCGCAGCCGCTGGTGCACATCCCCGAGGAGGGGGCCCAGGCGGCGGCAGGCCTGTCCCCCAAGAGCAGCGCGGCCGTGCGGGCCAAGTGGCTCATGATGGCAGAGAAGAGCGGCGCCGCGGTGGCCGCGGCTTCCACGCAGCCCCGTGTGGCCAACCCGCCACGGCTGCTGCAGGTCATTGCCATGTCCAAGGCCCCAGGCGGGCCGGGCCCCAAGGCGGCTGAGACGGCCTCGTCCTCCAGCGCCAGCTCCGACTCCTCCCAGTACAGGTCGCCGTCAGACCGTGACTCGGCCAGCATAGTCACCATCGACGCGCACGCGCCCCACCACCCCGTGGTCCACCTGTCTGCGGGTAACGGGCCCTGGGAGTGGAaggcggcgggcggcggggccaAGGGGGCCGAGGGGGAGAGCGGCTACGAGCTGGGGGACCTGGCTCACGGCTTCCGTGGGGGACCGAAGCCCCCGGGCGTATCCCCAGGCTCTTCTGTTAGCGATGTGGACCAGGAGGAGCCACGGTTTGGGGCCGTGGCCACCGTCAACCTGGCCACAGGCGAGGGGCTGCCACCCCTGGGCGCGGCCGACGGGGCCCTGGGGCCGGCCAGCCGGGAGTCGACGCTGCGGCGCAAAGCCAGCGGCCTGGTGCTGGGCGAGCGGGAGGCCGCGGAGGCGGAGAGCTACTACCGCAAGATGCAGGCGGCCCGCAGGTTCAAGGActgagggcgggggtggggtgggggcagggccgcgggggggggggggtaggtcTGGCCGAACGCAGACGTGGGGCCCCATCAGACAATAAAAGGCGATCGTTAAGCGGGGTGTGCCTTTTTGGAGTCATTTCGGTCGCAGGGCCCAGCAGGCAGACCCGGCCTCCGGAGACTGTGCACACGTCTGGGGCCAGGGATCCGGTGGAATGCGATGTGGGGCCCCATCTCCAGGCCCCCTGAAACCCCCAAGCGAGAAGTGAGAGGAACAACACGGCTTTttacacagaggaggaaacagcagTGAAACGAACAGGCCCAATAAAGAGGGAAATCAAGTGCAGGATACAGAGAATTTATTCAGAGTCCAGTACAGACTGGCCAGACCACCTCCTACATGTGGACAGGAAAAAAGAGCCTACAGAAAAGGTAGGAGTTGTTATAAAATTGCTTTAATTCAGTTCTCTCCGCATTACAAGCCGGCAGCGGGCAGTGGCCTGCCATGCTCCTTACAATACTGAGCCTGTAATTGCTGTTATCAAAATATACATCTGTCACCATAAAAAACGCAATTGCTGCCCCTCACGTCTTACAACaggtataaaaaattataaatatttacaccCTTGTTCCACCCCGACATGGAAACTTGAGGCCCAGGCCCTGAAGAAGGGCCGGCCAGCACAGGGCCTGTGCGGGGAGCCCCTTGGACCCGTGAGTGCAGGACAAGGCGGTGAAGACCGGAAGGTTAGGGCTGCTGTCCCACCTCCTGGGGTCCCAGCATTAGAGGcagacaaaaaacagaaacaaaactttGGTCCAAAATttgcaggaaaaaagaaaccctgAAAGTGTAAGAGCACTTGTCCTCTGGGACAGAGGACAGTTGTGAGTAAGGCATCGGCAGGTCGCAGACGTGCCGGCCCCATTGTGTCTGCCCTGGAAACTAGATCCTGCCCTGCGACTCAATgacaaggaataaaataaaagtacagtaTACAAAGTCATACCACGAGGAGAAAATTTAGGTTACACTCATACCACTTTTATCATCTTGCTATATAAAAAGTTACTTAAAACTATTTTTTGCATATAAATGAGAAAGATTAGAATATTTGGTCAACTGGAAATATTGCTAGGCACAGGTGTCTGCAGCTGCATCGAAGCATAATACAGAGATTACGGTGGAAATGAAGCTGAAGAAGCGACGGGGAGGGGCCTAGGGGCTGGGGGGGCAAATCATACATGATACAAGGATGGGGGGGGGCGGCCACACCCGGCCACCCAGTCTCCCAGCGCGGCAGGCACAAGATCCCATGGGAGGCTGAcccccctcccaggcccccaAACCCCAACACGTCTGCTACCCCAAAAAGGCCCTGCCAGAGCAGCGGGTTTAAGGCACAAGAAAGCCGAGTGGAGGTTTGGGAGCGCCTGCCACGCAGACTACAGAAGGCACGGGCGAGGGGCCGGGCTGGGCCTCCATGGTCACCAAGAGCCTGAGGTTGgcaccccacctcccccaggtGAGCAAGTGaatttgatttaatttcttttaaaaacaggtaaactgatttctctttaaaaaaataaaatctctggtCTTTTCTTAAGGTCACTTCAGCTGCTTTTTAAAGTGGCTTTTTTTCTGGAATGATGGAAGTTGTCGCCGGGTGCCCGGCAGGCTGGTCCTCGGTGGTGGCCTAGATGGTGGACTTGGAGAAGGACACCCGCAGGTGGTGGTTCTCACCCAGGTCGTGGTTGTGCAGGTCGATGAGCGCCTGGATGGCCTCCTCCACGGAACCCATCTGGATCAGCGCCATCTTGCGGTCCTTCCTGCGGGGAAAACGGGGGGGACACGAGGAGCCGTGAagggccgggcggggcggggcagacCCAGGGGCAGCGGGgcgagggggtggggctgggctcaCTGGAAGAACTTGAACCCTTTCACGATCCCGCCGTTGCTGGAGAAGAGAATCTTGAGGTCGTCCTCGGAGATGGAGGGCCTGCAGGGGGGGAGAGAGACCTGAGCCAGTCTGTGGAAGGTCGAGGCCATTCCCTCAAGACAGCAGCCGGGTGTCCAGGGAAGGGTGGGGTCTCCAGGAGCTTTTCAGGGGCCCCAGAAAGAGGTTATGGGAAACCATGAGCATGTGAAAGGTGCCCTGGAAGCAGAGAGCACACTCCGCTGCGCCTCCAGCAAGGCCTCCCTGGGGCCTGCGGAAGGCCCGGAAGCAGGAGCGTCAAGGAGACCACTTTACAGGCACTCACGGGATATTGGAGAGGTGCAGGGTGGCCGAGGGCGGGAAGATGTTCTGGAAGTTCTTGGAGCCGGGCTTCTTGAAGCGGTGCAGGGGCGAGTTGCCATAGTCCTTGGTCAGGCCCTGGTCCTCCTGGCCCTCACGGGGCAGCTGCACGTTCTGGTGCTTGGAGAGCGTGATGCGCACCGGCTTCCCGTGCAGCTTGTGCCCGTTGAGGTGGCTCATGGCTGGGGGGAAGACACAACACAGGACCCACGTGACCCCGCGGCCCCTGGGTGCCGACCCCGCGGCCCCCACAGCCCCGCGGCCCTTACCCAGCTGGGCCTGGCTCCCGTCGGCCATCTGCACCAGGGCGTTCTCCTTCTTGTTGAACAGGATCTTCACCCGCTGCACGTCGCCGTACACGCCTTCAAGGGCACAGGGACAGACTGCTGAGCCGCCCGGGCCCCGCGGCCGCCTCCCCGCCAGCCCCGCGACCCACACTCCCGCACAGGGCTGGCTCTCCCCGCAGCTCTGCTTATTCTGCCTCTGAGAAGCTGTCTAGTCACAGGGAGCGTTACCGGGAGGGCTGCCTTCAGCAAAGAAGCCCTGAAATCCAGGAAAGGCCAATTGCCAAGAACCATCCTGCGGCTGCTACCGACACGTCTACTCTGCCAATAGCATGCGGGGCCGTAAACCATGCTCTGGAGTCCAAATCAGTAGGCAAAGCGCAGCCCGGACCGCACGCTCGGACATCTCAGAGCGTGACAACCACCTCAATTACACGAAAACAAGATAATAAAAGTGGGAACGATAACATACCGAAAAGAATAAAGAGGCTTTGGGGTGTGACTCTCTTTAGAGGACAGCAGAGCAAGGCAGCGAGGGACAGGGAAAGGGAGAGGTCAGGGGGCGAGTTGGAATCGTCCACCACGAGGAGGCAGCCCCGCAGGCGTGCAGGTTGATGGATGATGAAGTTGTCAGGATGTTAATATTCAAGGGCAGGTTGGTTTCCGGAGAGCAGGGTTTGAGggggaattttgtttttatttatttatggttttgttttgtttcaagcAACAACAGGAAGCAGAAGTACCGTGCAGTCAGTTGGCAAAGAAATTCCGGATcagggcaagaaaaaaaattgggaaaggggaaggggagaaaagaaaaaaagtagcaaAAACACAGGTCAGTAAATACATAAGAAAACACGCGGCGTCCCATCAGTCAAGACCACACACACTACGAGCCACACGCCGGGCGGACAGCAGGAGCGCCCCCCGCGGGGAGGAGATggcgcccgccccccccccactcccccaaccAGGCCCTCCAGGAACTGTCCCCGGGGCCCGCACCAGGGCCTCCAGTCAGGCTCACTGGGGTGGCTGTTAGCGGAGAGCTTGGCTAGAGGAGCTGGGACAGGGCTCGAGAGGCCGCGAGTCACACGTGCTCAGACAGGCAAGAAAGCAGCTCGTTAAAATAAACAGGAACCCGTCTCTCAAGAATCAAAATATCTCGAGCCTCTatcatttcatcccagctcccTGAGCTGAACTTGGCCACCGGGACAAGCGCAGGCCCGGCTGCCACCTCAGGGACCGTGGCTGGTGGCCTCGGCTTGCACCCCCTCCCCAGAGGCGCCCCGCAGGCCCCTGCAGACCGAGGTTGGTTGGGCTCGAAATTGCAAGACTGCTCTCGTGGACACCAAATACTTCAACTCTCAGCATCATGGAATTAGGAACGTACATTGAGATGTTAAGGAAAACAGGAGAACTCCAAGCGCTGCGGAAAGGACGCAGCAGTGAGTGACGTCAGTGCAGAGAGGAGAACAGCGTGACACCTGCAGGCACTGGCCGGGCCAGGGGACCCGGCTCCAGGGGCCCCAgtgcctgggggaggggctcagTCTGCACTAGGACCTGAGAGCAAACTCCCGACTCCTACTTCCGGAAGGACAGCCTAGAAGAGCCACGTACCTCGGGGTTGAGGTTGCTGACCAGCAGGACAGCGTTTCCTGCCCCTGCCAGGCCCGGGATGGCGATCCggcccgctgccgccgccgccgctgccgccgacGGGATGGCCAGGGGAGCCAGGGCCCCGTGCACGTTAGGGACGGAGAGGCCTGGAGGGAAGAGGTGGTCAGATAAGCAGCGGTGCCTGCCTTCTCCACCTAGACGGAAACACGGGTCCTGCCCATCCTCATGCAAACGGAGACACGTGGGGGGGGGAGCGGCTGGCCCAGCAGGACGCCTGCGGCTCCGCCACGCTTCTCGTGGCACAGACCGTACTGGCTTAACCATCTACACGCGCCAAACAGCACAGAAAGCTCCGGCTCCTTGGGTGCAGGATCGAGCCCAGCAGCCTCGGCCGTGCTTGCATGCAGGTGCCCGTCACCATGCAAGTGGCACGCCGGGCGGGACAACAGGCTCAGGACTGTCACGTAGGTGGGCGCCTGGCCCCCGGGAGGGATGCTCAGGTGTGCCCGCCCAGCTCACGCCGCTCCGCTTACCAGGCCACTTAAATGCATCTACTAGGGGCACATCCCTCCAACCACCGTGCGCTGGTCCTCGCCGGGCGCTTGAAGGGAACCAGACCAGAGACTGTGGGGTCAGCGGGCTCTCTGCATGGCCCTGCGCTACGACTGCCCTGTCCAAGCTCCATGGGGAACCTGGAGGCCTGCGCCCAGGAAGGTGGGCTCCCCCCGTGACTGCGCCACGTCGGCTGCCGTGGAAGCAGAGCTACGGGAGAGGTGTGGGCATGCAGAGTCGGTGGTAGGGACGAGTGTTTGAATACCTGCGGCTTGAGGAATTGCAAAGGTGGGAGGGAAACCAGCTCCTGCATACGGAGAGGCTGACATTATACCAGGcgcacctagaaacaaatgagacaCTAATCATCGCACCCATGGGTGCGAGCCGGCTGCCAGTGCCCCACCCGGCGGGTTCTGGGCTGGTGCTGTGGGCATCCGGGAGACGGGTGCTGACCTCCCCGGGTGCGGAGCTGGGCGCCTAGGACTGAGCTACGtgtcctgccccccaccccgccccgccccgccgccgccgtcctgCCACCGGGCATCTTACCGAAGGCTGCAGCCATGGTCTGGTCCAGCGACGGCTGGCTGTCGCCGGATGGCAGATCGGGGCGCGTGTAGTCACGGCTCTTGTCGTTGTTGTACTTGACGTTGAGGCTGGTGAGCTTGGAGAAGTCGATGCGCAGGGTGCAGCAGGCGTTGTAGATGTTCTGGCCGTCCAGCGACTGCGGGGACAGCGAGAGGGCCGTGAGTGGGGGCCTGGCGGCCGGCGGCGCAGCCGCCCCGGGGACCACTCACCAGCTTGGCGTGCTGGGCGCTCACGGGGTCGGCGTACTGCAGCAGCGCCTGGAACTGATTGTTCTTGGTGAAAGTGATAATCTTCAGGACGGTGCCGAACTTGGAGAAGATCTACAGGAAAAGGGTGGCCGGGTGGGTGGGGTTGGCCTCAGCCCGGGGAACGGGGCCCCGCCCCGCACGAGCACGCACCTGGTGAAGCACGTCCAGGGTCACCGGGTAGAAGAGGTTCTCCACGATGATCCTGAGCACCGGGCTCTGGCCGGCCATCGCCATCCCCGCGTCCACCGCCGCGGCCGAGGCGGCCAGGGCCAGGTTTCCCGACTGGACCGAGTTCACCGCCTGCAGGGCCGCCTGGGCCCGCTGTGGGGGCAGAGCCTTGAGTCCCGCGAGCCTCAAGGCCACCACCCGCCCTCCCCCCGTGCCCGCACCCCAGGGCACGCACCGCCTGGTTGGGCGAGCTGTCCGTCTTGAGCTCCTTGTGGTTGGAGAACTGGATATAGATGGGCTGGCCACGCAATACGGGCGTCACCGACGTATAGTAGTTCACCATGGTGTTGGCGGCTTCCTCCGTGTTCATCTCGATGaaggcctgggggcgggggctgTGTGTGAGCCAGGCCCAGACCCGGGAGGCCCGGCGACCAACCCAGACGAAGCCTAGGTAGGCCCTGTACCtggttcttccctttcagcaTCAGGAGATTGGTGACCTTCCCGAAGGGCAGCCCCAAGGAGATGACCTCCCCCTCGGTGACATCACTGGGCAGCTTTCGGATGTGGATCACCCTGGAGGGCACACCTGTGCTCCTGTTGTCCCCCTTGAACTTCTTGCTGTCGTTTCCATTTGCTGCAAGAGGACAGTGTGCGTGCCACAAGGCACTTCCCGGCTCCCCTAGAGCAAGGGACCCCTCTTCTCCTGGCATCTACTTCCTCCCAGCTCTGGGAGGCTGCTGGGACGGGGAGGTCTCCACACCTGGCTCCCGGGGGGGTGAGGCTCAAGGTCACCAAGGTCAGGACCAACCACCCCAAGTGCGCTCCTCAGAACCACAGAGGAAGTGCTCCCAGGTAGGGCTACAGTTAGGGTTACCTGTGGAAGCCGAGTTACTGCTCATGATAAAGGGTCCGTTAGTGACACAGGCAGAGAAGAGCTCGTCAGATCCCCGCTGGAAGAGAGGGACGGGTTGGAACCGAGCGGCGTCTTCACCGCAGCGCCCCCCAACCCTCCCTACGGGGGCCCAGTGGTTCTGCACTCAAGACACAGCCCCCTTTCCCCCACTGTGGAGCCCTTGGGGGTCTTTCCCCAGGCAGGGCCAGCGTCTCGTCCCCTACAGGGGCTCTGCGTGTCCcgtctcccccccccacccccccccccgtgcCTGGGGTCTGCACGGGCTCAGGCTGGCTGCCCCCGAGGATCGGCCGTCGTGCTCTCAATCACTACAGAGCCACTCAAGGCCCATGAGGACAAAGCCCCCTTGtcacacacactgcagccacccgctCAGCCGCAGGAGTCTGTCCTACTTTCCAGTCTGAGGAAACCGGAGCCCAATGACCAGAAAGGCCACCTCTCCAGGCGGCGGGCACCCTGGTGACAAACAAGCAAGAAGCTCCCAAGGTGCCCGGCGGCCCATTCATCCTCTTTCC
Proteins encoded in this region:
- the PLPPR3 gene encoding phospholipid phosphatase-related protein type 3 isoform X2, with the protein product MISTKEKNKSPKDSMTLLPCFYFVELPIVASSVVSLYFLELTDLFRPAQVGFQCYDRALSMPYVGASEELIPLLMLLSLAFAAPAASIMVGEGLLYCLQSRLWGRSGGPGGPEGSIHAGGCNFNSFLRRTVRFVGVHVFGLCATALVTDVIQLATGYHTPFFLTVCKPNYTLLGTSCEANPYITQDICSGHDTHAILSARKTFPSQHATLSAFAAVYVSMYFNSVISDATKLLKPILVFSFAIAAGVCGLTQITQYRSHPVDVYAGFLIGAGIAAYLACHAVGNFQAPPAERPAAPAPAKDALRALTQRGHDSVYQQNKSVSTDELGPPGRLEGVPRPVARDKTSLGSLKRASVDVDLLAPRSPMGKENMVTFSHTLPRVSTPSLDDPARRHMTIHVPLDASRSKQLISEWKQKSLEGRGPGLRDEASPAHLRAPAEPMAEEEEEEDDDDEEEDEGEEDEGEEGGPAPPSLYPTVQARPGLGPRVILPPRAGPQPLVHIPEEGAQAAAGLSPKSSAAVRAKWLMMAEKSGAAVAAASTQPRVANPPRLLQVIAMSKAPGGPGPKAAETASSSSASSDSSQYRSPSDRDSASIVTIDAHAPHHPVVHLSAGNGPWEWKAAGGGAKGAEGESGYELGDLAHGFRGGPKPPGVSPGSSVSDVDQEEPRFGAVATVNLATGEGLPPLGAADGALGPASRESTLRRKASGLVLGEREAAEAESYYRKMQAARRGGNSSETNRPNKEGNQVQDTENLFRVQYRLARPPPTCGQEKRAYRKGRSCYKIALIQFSPHYKPAAGSGLPCSLQY
- the PLPPR3 gene encoding phospholipid phosphatase-related protein type 3 isoform X3, whose translation is MQAQLPIVASSVVSLYFLELTDLFRPAQVGFQCYDRALSMPYVGASEELIPLLMLLSLAFAAPAASIMVGEGLLYCLQSRLWGRSGGPGGPEGSIHAGGCNFNSFLRRTVRFVGVHVFGLCATALVTDVIQLATGYHTPFFLTVCKPNYTLLGTSCEANPYITQDICSGHDTHAILSARKTFPSQHATLSAFAAVYVSMYFNSVISDATKLLKPILVFSFAIAAGVCGLTQITQYRSHPVDVYAGFLIGAGIAAYLACHAVGNFQAPPAERPAAPAPAKDALRALTQRGHDSVYQQNKSVSTDELGPPGRLEGVPRPVARDKTSLGSLKRASVDVDLLAPRSPMGKENMVTFSHTLPRVSTPSLDDPARRHMTIHVPLDASRSKQLISEWKQKSLEGRGPGLRDEASPAHLRAPAEPMAEEEEEEDDDDEEEDEGEEDEGEEGGPAPPSLYPTVQARPGLGPRVILPPRAGPQPLVHIPEEGAQAAAGLSPKSSAAVRAKWLMMAEKSGAAVAAASTQPRVANPPRLLQVIAMSKAPGGPGPKAAETASSSSASSDSSQYRSPSDRDSASIVTIDAHAPHHPVVHLSAGNGPWEWKAAGGGAKGAEGESGYELGDLAHGFRGGPKPPGVSPGSSVSDVDQEEPRFGAVATVNLATGEGLPPLGAADGALGPASRESTLRRKASGLVLGEREAAEAESYYRKMQAARRGGNSSETNRPNKEGNQVQDTENLFRVQYRLARPPPTCGQEKRAYRKGRSCYKIALIQFSPHYKPAAGSGLPCSLQY
- the PTBP1 gene encoding polypyrimidine tract-binding protein 1 isoform X1; its protein translation is MDGIVPDIAVGTKRGSDELFSACVTNGPFIMSSNSASTANGNDSKKFKGDNRSTGVPSRVIHIRKLPSDVTEGEVISLGLPFGKVTNLLMLKGKNQAFIEMNTEEAANTMVNYYTSVTPVLRGQPIYIQFSNHKELKTDSSPNQARAQAALQAVNSVQSGNLALAASAAAVDAGMAMAGQSPVLRIIVENLFYPVTLDVLHQIFSKFGTVLKIITFTKNNQFQALLQYADPVSAQHAKLSLDGQNIYNACCTLRIDFSKLTSLNVKYNNDKSRDYTRPDLPSGDSQPSLDQTMAAAFGAPGIMSASPYAGAGFPPTFAIPQAAGLSVPNVHGALAPLAIPSAAAAAAAAGRIAIPGLAGAGNAVLLVSNLNPERVTPQSLFILFGVYGDVQRVKILFNKKENALVQMADGSQAQLAMSHLNGHKLHGKPVRITLSKHQNVQLPREGQEDQGLTKDYGNSPLHRFKKPGSKNFQNIFPPSATLHLSNIPPSISEDDLKILFSSNGGIVKGFKFFQKDRKMALIQMGSVEEAIQALIDLHNHDLGENHHLRVSFSKSTI
- the PTBP1 gene encoding polypyrimidine tract-binding protein 1 isoform X2, which codes for MDGIVPDIAVGTKRGSDELFSACVTNGPFIMSSNSASTANGNDSKKFKGDNRSTGVPSRVIHIRKLPSDVTEGEVISLGLPFGKVTNLLMLKGKNQAFIEMNTEEAANTMVNYYTSVTPVLRGQPIYIQFSNHKELKTDSSPNQARAQAALQAVNSVQSGNLALAASAAAVDAGMAMAGQSPVLRIIVENLFYPVTLDVLHQIFSKFGTVLKIITFTKNNQFQALLQYADPVSAQHAKLSLDGQNIYNACCTLRIDFSKLTSLNVKYNNDKSRDYTRPDLPSGDSQPSLDQTMAAAFGLSVPNVHGALAPLAIPSAAAAAAAAGRIAIPGLAGAGNAVLLVSNLNPERVTPQSLFILFGVYGDVQRVKILFNKKENALVQMADGSQAQLAMSHLNGHKLHGKPVRITLSKHQNVQLPREGQEDQGLTKDYGNSPLHRFKKPGSKNFQNIFPPSATLHLSNIPPSISEDDLKILFSSNGGIVKGFKFFQKDRKMALIQMGSVEEAIQALIDLHNHDLGENHHLRVSFSKSTI